The following proteins come from a genomic window of Thermodesulfobacteriota bacterium:
- a CDS encoding helix-turn-helix transcriptional regulator produces the protein MRSEIGKRLKKIRKERGLTQRELALKVSGEVDYTYIGKIERNRQFPSIGVLKRISDALSVPLSYFFLEEGTAALLKLLPEDLKEIAKSEKKQVFLKALKEVNEEDIPFFVEIINVLNKHRRLRRKDELSYKEEGQPFVSAKEKQEYLKAADNREGYGEKDSNTD, from the coding sequence TTGAGAAGCGAGATCGGTAAGAGATTAAAAAAGATAAGAAAGGAAAGGGGACTAACTCAGAGAGAGCTTGCGTTAAAGGTAAGCGGCGAGGTTGATTATACCTATATCGGAAAGATCGAAAGGAACAGACAGTTTCCATCAATTGGAGTATTGAAGAGGATTAGTGATGCACTATCTGTTCCATTGAGTTATTTCTTTTTAGAAGAAGGAACAGCAGCATTATTAAAACTGTTACCCGAAGATTTAAAGGAGATTGCGAAAAGCGAGAAAAAACAGGTATTCTTAAAGGCATTAAAGGAGGTTAATGAAGAAGACATTCCTTTTTTTGTCGAGATTATTAATGTCTTAAATAAACATCGTAGGCTTCGCAGAAAAGATGAATTAAGCTATAAAGAAGAAGGACAACCTTTTGTAAGTGCAAAAGAGAAGCAAGAATATCTGAAAGCAGCCGATAACAGAGAAGGCTATGGTGAGAAAGACAGTAACACAGACTAG